The nucleotide window TGAGTTTCTATATTGTCAAGCGCATAGTTTATATCCAGTGTAATTTCCTTTAATAATTCGTATATATTTTTGTTAAAATAGTTTGCTTTGTCAGATAAAGCTACAATGGCACCAATTGATTTATTTTTTTTAATAATAGGTATAGAACAGCATGAGCGCATACCAATTTTTGCAGCTTCAGTATTAAAGGGTCGCAAATCTTTTGTATTTGCATCATTTATTATGTAAACACGTTTATTTTTAACGGATTTGAAAAAGGGAAATCTATGTAGATTAAATTTATCATTATCTTGAGTTTTCAAAATATTGAACTGTTCAGATACAAAATCTAAAAAAATCTGATATATTGGGTTCTCTAAGCTTGAGGCACCTATATAAAAATTGTTGTTTTCATCAGTTAATGCTACATACGCAATTTTAAATTTTGCAAACTTGACTAAGATTTCGGTTATTTTATTAAATATTGCTTCTTCTTTTTTTTCATACACAAGCAATTGATTGATTTCAGATAAAGTAGCGTATATATTTGACAAATTTTCTATTGTTTGAAGGTGCCTTATTTCTTTTGTTACGTCTCTTGAAAGATCAACAAATCGGCTTACTTTACCATTAACTTTAACAGGTATAATCAATGAATTAAGATAAAATAATTCACCCTTTTTATTTTTATTTACAAAAGTACATGTACAATTTTTTCCATTAAGCAAACTATCCCACATATTTTTATAAAACTTATCGCTATGATATCCAGATTTAAAAATAGAAGGTTTTTTATTGATTAATTCTTGTAGATCGTATCCGGAAATATCACTTACCGCTTTGTTTGCGTACTCAATTGTGCCATCAGCAAAAGTAATTAACACCCATTCTGAAGAAGACCATATAGCCTTATCCAGGATGGTTTTGTATTGTTGATCCCTTATTTTCTGGAGCGCAAAACTTATATCAGATTTTATTTCTTCCAATATATCTAAATATTTTTCATTGAATTGATTAATAATTTTTGAATGTAATAGTAATACATACTCAATACTTTGATTAAACATTATAGGTATAGCACAGGCAGATAAGATATCATGTTTTTTAAAGTAATCAATCCAATAGTACATTGATTCATCTGAATTGACATTTGCTACTAACGCAATTTTACCTGTTTGTATAGCTTTTGCCACAGTTCCCGTGCCGTATGGCAGGTTTTGATTGGCCGATATTTTTAAAGCCTTAAAATCTTCTAAAATTGATTCATTTTTAGCATTTAAATACTTTATTATAAAATCTTTCTTTTTATTTATACAACCAACACTTGCAAGCTCAAAATCCAGCTTTTCAACCAAAATTCTGCAAACGCTTTCAAATAACTCTGCTTCATCGTTTACAAATGTAATTAGTTTATTTATTTCTTTTAATACAAAATACAGTTTTTCGATTAATTTCTGATCGGTAATATCTACAAGCGTACCAAAAGCTACATACTCATTTTTGTATTTAATAGTATTTGCAGATAAATTTACATAAATAATACTTTTGTCTTTTTTTATCATTTTTATTTCGCTATGATTTGAAGAAAATTTCTCTCCACTAAAGCGTCTTTGTAAGATATCGTTTATTTTGTATCTATCTTTTTCTTCATAAAATAAGTCAATGGGGTTATTATTTTTTATTTCATCAATTGTATATCCCAATATATCTAAAGCCCTTTGATTTAAAT belongs to Desulfurella sp. and includes:
- a CDS encoding PAS domain S-box protein; amino-acid sequence: LNQRALDILGYTIDEIKNNNPIDLFYEEKDRYKINDILQRRFSGEKFSSNHSEIKMIKKDKSIIYVNLSANTIKYKNEYVAFGTLVDITDQKLIEKLYFVLKEINKLITFVNDEAELFESVCRILVEKLDFELASVGCINKKKDFIIKYLNAKNESILEDFKALKISANQNLPYGTGTVAKAIQTGKIALVANVNSDESMYYWIDYFKKHDILSACAIPIMFNQSIEYVLLLHSKIINQFNEKYLDILEEIKSDISFALQKIRDQQYKTILDKAIWSSSEWVLITFADGTIEYANKAVSDISGYDLQELINKKPSIFKSGYHSDKFYKNMWDSLLNGKNCTCTFVNKNKKGELFYLNSLIIPVKVNGKVSRFVDLSRDVTKEIRHLQTIENLSNIYATLSEINQLLVYEKKEEAIFNKITEILVKFAKFKIAYVALTDENNNFYIGASSLENPIYQIFLDFVSEQFNILKTQDNDKFNLHRFPFFKSVKNKRVYIINDANTKDLRPFNTEAAKIGMRSCCSIPIIKKNKSIGAIVALSDKANYFNKNIYELLKEITLDINYALDNIETQRWRDIVMLAIDRNENLIGVMDKNFRLIYVNEAVEKITGFTKDEVIGKNHSIFSSKTHSKEFTRNFYKTLTSGRIFSDVVTYKTKDEKFFSALVSIVPFIENNQIQYYVSIAKDISKEKTLYEKINYLTHFDALTNLPKRQAFIDYIERFIKRAEIENKVGAVAIINPINFGNINKAYGFEFGNDLLKAIGERLGKIVRQIDIVAKLESDKFAVLLKDLSFEEDSLVLMVNIIKVLCDDYNINGTVVKLSFNAGVSLYPTDSRSPKILLEKAEIAVSDAKEKGEGALGFYRQEVEDSAKEKLSLRYNITKALSNKEFLVYYQPYFDTKTKKS